A genomic window from Chrysoperla carnea chromosome 3, inChrCarn1.1, whole genome shotgun sequence includes:
- the LOC123296408 gene encoding glycine-rich cell wall structural protein 1.0-like, with the protein MKIFVICTLVFTLLSFSTSSPTWPIPVPVSGNCGGGGGGGGSCGNDKCGSCGTKAVSNGGFVPCLSSAVNGICQSIGSFFAPSDVIGGVVPTGSNGGNCGSGGYGAGSVGAGVGNGLNNGGGSGCNGASYGGNGGGNGGNGLGYGSGGAAGGAAGAASAAAASAASSSTSSTTTTTSSSNAAANAAANSNAAGSNHGIKGKC; encoded by the exons atgaaaatatttgtgatttgtACTTTAGTATTCACTTTACTATCATTTTCTACTTCTTCTCCTACCTGGCCTATTCCAGTCCCTGTAAGTGGTAACTGCGGCGGCGGTGGAGGTGGTGGTGGAAGTTGCGGAAATGATAAATGCGGTAGCTGTGGTACAAAAGCTGTAAGCAACGGCGGGTTTGTACCAT GTCTTTCTAGTGCCGTTAATGGCATATGCcag AGTATTGGTTCTTTTTTTGCTCCTTCAGACGTTATTG GTGGTGTAGTACCAACGGGTAGTAACGGTGGTAATTGTGGTAGTGGTGGTTATGGCGCTGGTAGTGTGGGCGCTGGTGTAGGAAATGGATTAAATAATGGTGGAGGAAGTGGATGCAATGGAGCGAGTTATGGAGGCAATGGAGGTGGTAATGGAGGCAATGGATTGGGTTATGGAAGTGGTGGTGCAGCAGGTGGTGCGGCTGGTGCAGCAAGTGCTGCAGCAGCAAGTGCAGCTTCAAGTTCTACTTCAAGTACCACTACTACTACCAGCTCTTCCAACGCAGCTGCTAATGCTGCAGCTAACAGCAATGCTGCTGGTAGCAATCATGGCATTAAAGGCAAATGTTAA
- the LOC123295847 gene encoding inner centromere protein A-like, translated as MSEHRSYNISIEKPIYITNKNMFSPKKQQNKLKRKNKTNENERDTPKKKRKLYSSNSDIYSDKSETPRNSFNSASEYIRFKHKTSTTLNLDNKKKPYNNVPSNRIGNNSLKIDLESSPGHKNDQDSKLSFSKTYSPLKNVSKDDILEKLHFKILSKIYTNKTEGKQTSQNIRTEKNIQTNINLKSSPIKNLSAKNKLDTKVFISEDSSKCEPMDKNVGEPKNCDILSKNTKSNVKEKFSKKDVKSYKSLLTENNIETKINLQSVSNEKNLCNPKYTKSETKQNNVEDNTFNLLQRRKQLLPSEQSSIQPKTSKSSSTKSSKIEKDSKLLSIDDKFNFSSVKEIKKLNTTPVKAPKLLLSATSTKLNTKFLLSDPKCVSNDKNLYDPKYSDILSKIYTKSVTKQNNEEENTLFTLLQRRKQLLPSEQDSQSKKSKSSSTKSSKIEKDSKSLDSIDDKFNRKQLLPSEQDSQPKTSKSSSTKSSKIEKDSKLLSFDDKFNFSSPSSSQASKLLFSPSKSSTKKSNSKKLPSVRNLNFSPAEVSVKESKKYKHDIKLLKTVGNTPKCISNDQNAFLASLSDSVSSSDSHPDALIYKENFKETRQELTERLFNLFNTEVFANKIPSNTTVEWSNRMVSSAGFTHNKRAVKLKSGEQIYSSRIKLSTKVVDRPSRLRDVLIHEMCHAITWIVHNVKDGHGTFWKTWAQKAMTTFPSLPVIVRCHSYDVPMKYTYRCKQCGYSFGRHSKSVNIEQKCCGYCKGRFEIILNK; from the exons atgaGTGAACATAGATCGTATAACATTAGTATCGAAAAACCAAtttatataactaataaaaatatgttttcaccaaaaaaacaacaaaacaagtTAAAGcgtaaaaacaaaacaaacgaaAATGAACGTGATACACCtaaaaagaaacgaaaattaTATTCATCTAATTCTGATATTTACAGTGATAAAAGTGAAACTCcaagaaattcttttaattCTGCGAGTGAGTACATAAGATTCAAACATAAAACCAGTACAACTTTAAACctagacaataaaaaaaaaccttacaaTAACGTACCATCGAATCGAATCggaaataattctttaaaaattgatttagaatcTTCACCAGGTCACAAAAATGACCAGGattcaaaattatcattttctaaAACATACTCTcccttaaaaaatgtttcaaaagatgatattttagaaaaattacattttaagattttgaGCAAAATTTATACTAATAAAACCGAAGGAAAACAAACGTCTCAAAATATACGAACTGAAAAGAAcattcaaacaaatattaatttaaaatcctcacctattaaaaatttatcggccaaaaataaattagacaCAAAAGTATTCATTTCTGAAGATAGTTCAAAATGTGAACCAATGGACAAAAATGTGGGTGAACCAAAAAACTGTgacattttaagtaaaaatactaaaagtaatgtaaaagaaaagttttccaaaaagGACGTTAAATCTTATAAATCGTTACtaactgaaaataatattgaaaccaaaattaatttacaaagtgTATCAAATGAGAAAAACTTGTGTAacccaaaatatacaaaaagtgAAACCAAACAGAATAATGTAGAGGATAACACATTCAATTTACTTCAAAGAAGAAAACAGTTATTACCTTCGGAACAGAGCAGTATTCAACCAAAAACGTCGAAATCCTCTTCTACTAAAtcatcaaaaatcgaaaaagattcaaaattactttctatcgatgataaatttaatttttcatcagtTAAGGAAATCAAGAAATTAAATACAACGCCTGTTAAAGCtccgaaattattattatctgctACTTCTACTAAActaaatacgaaatttttactTTCCGATCCAAAATGTGTATCAAACGATAAAAACTTGTATGACCCAAAATATTCTgatattttaagcaaaatttatacaaaaagtgTAACCAAACAGAATAATGAAGAGGAGAATACATTATTTACGTTACTTCAAAGAAGAAAACAGTTATTACCTTCGGAACAAGACAGTCAATCGAAAAAGTCGAAATCTTCGTCTACTAAAtcatcaaaaatcgaaaaagattCAAAATCACTCGACTCTATCgatgataaatttaatagaaaacagTTATTACCTTCGGAACAAGACAGTCAACCGAAAACGTCGAAATCGTCGTCTACTAAAtcatcaaaaatcgaaaaagattCAAA ATTACTATCTTtcgatgataaatttaatttttcatcacCAAGTTCATCACAagcttcaaaattattattttcgccATCTAAATCATcaaccaaaaaatcaaattcaaaaaaattaccttcTGTTAGAAATCTAAATTTTTCACCAGCTGAAGTATCAGTAAAAGagtctaaaaaatataaacacgatataaaattattgaaaactgtTGGGAATACTCCGAAATGTATATCAAATGACCAAAATGCTTTTTTAGCGTCGTTGTCGGATTCAGTTTCTAGTTCCGATTCTCATCCAGAtgcattaatttataaagaaaacttcAAAGAAACAAGACAAGAATTAACAGAACgtttatttaacttatttaataCAGAAGTATTTGCGAATAAAATTCCATCGAATACAACAGTCGAATGGAGTAATCGTATGGTAAGTTCAGCTGGATTTACACATAATAAACGTGCGGTAAAACTTAAAAGTGGTGAACAAATATATTCTAGTCGTATTAAACTTAGTACAAAAGTTGTTGATCGACCATCACGTTTACGTGATGTGTTAATACATGAAATGTGTCATGCAATTACATGGATTGTACACAATGTTAAAGATGGACATGGAACGTTTTGGAAAACTTGGGCACAAAAAGCAATGACAACTTTTCCAAGTTTACCGGTGATTGTTCGTTGTCATTCGTATGACGTACCAATGAAATACACGTATCGTTGTAAGCAATGTGGTTATAGTTTTGGACGACATTCGAAATCAGTTAATATTGAACAGAAATGTTGTGGATATTGTAAAGGACgattcgaaattattttaaataaa
- the LOC123296409 gene encoding keratin-associated protein 5-5-like, with the protein MKLFVIYCFVSSMISFYTAVPIFDQGISQIVPSAGSGSCGTTTASSAGFVSGVVVPAGASVNSQSSCHCSDGIVGDCSCGSSGCGCGTGFNGAESRNRKSTDCSCQGSCYCSGKITDECDCKGGGSKDCSCQGSCHCSGKITDECDCKGGGSKDCSCQGSCHCSGKITDECDCKGGGSKDCSCQGSCHCSGKITDECDCKGGGSKDCSCQGSCHCSGKITDECDCKGGGSKDCSCQGSCNCSGKITDECDCKGGGSKDCSCKGSCNCSGKITDECDCKGGGSKDCSCQGSCHCSGRISDECDCKSSGVGYIA; encoded by the exons atgaaattatttgtgatttattgttttgtatccTCTATGATATCATTTTATACTGCTGTTCCCATTTTTGATCAAGGAATTAGTCAAATTGTTCCAAGTGCTGGTTCTGGCAGTTGTGGCACTACTACTGCAAGCAGTGCCGGATTTGTATCAG GTGTCGTGGTACCAGCAGGCGCAAGTGTTAATAGCCAAAGTAGTTGTCATTGTTCAGATGGAATAGTTGGTGATTGTAGCTGTGGCAGTAGTGGTTGTGGATGTGGAACGGGATTTAATG GTGCCGAGAGCAGAAACAGAAAAAGTACAGATTGTAGCTGCCAAGGTAGTTGTTATTGTTCAGGTAAAATAACTGATGAATGTGACTGTAAAGGTGGTGGAAGCAAAGATTGCAGTTGCCAAGGTAGTTGTCATTGTTCAGGTAAAATAACTGATGAATGTGACTGTAAAGGTGGTGGAAGCAAAGATTGCAGTTGCCAAGGTAGTTGTCATTGTTCAGGTAAAATAACTGATGAATGTGACTGTAAAGGTGGTGGAAGCAAAGATTGCAGTTGCCAAGGTAGTTGTCATTGTTCAGGTAAAATAACTGATGAATGTGACTGTAAAGGTGGAGGAAGCAAAGATTGCAGTTGCCAAGGTAGTTGTCATTGTTCAGGTAAAATAACTGATGAATGTGACTGTAAAGGTGGTGGAAGCAAAGATTGCAGTTGCCAAGGTAGTTGTAATTGTTCAGGTAAAATAACTGATGAATGTGACTGTAAAGGTGGTGGAAGCAAAGATTGCAGTTGCAAAGGTAGTTGTAATTGTTCAGGTAAAATAACTGATGAATGTGACTGTAAAGGTGGTGGAAGCAAAGATTGCAGTTGCCAAGGTAGTTGTCATTGTTCGGGCAGAATATCTGATGAATGTGACTGTAAAAGTAGTGGTGTCGGATATATAGCATGA